The Sphingomonas sp. So64.6b genome includes a region encoding these proteins:
- a CDS encoding acyl-CoA dehydrogenase family protein, whose product MRLSYTDSERAFRTEAADWLRSELCGEFADVRGLTSRVGAPERRLEWEKRLGEARWSVIGWPAEYGGRDATMAERVIFAEEYAGAGGPPRINHVGVELLGPTVIAYGTAAQKARFLPPIATGGSIWCQGYSEPGAGSDLGAVRTRAQLDNGEWIIDGQKVWTSLAQFSGWAFILARSEPGSVGRNGLTFLLVPLDQAGVSIRPIRQITGDAEFNELFLDGARTDQGDILGAPGEGWDVAMALLGFERGVSTLGQQMAFRNELDAVIAAARANGSAQDPLIRQRLAQAEIGLRLMRFGALRMLDQEGGAGTGAAITYKIQWASWRRSLGELAMDVLGQAGQVAPALPDGDYAMPILTDLFLNARADTIYGGTNQIQRNLIAERGLGLPRELRGDLKG is encoded by the coding sequence ATGCGACTAAGCTATACCGATAGCGAGCGCGCGTTTCGCACCGAGGCGGCGGACTGGCTACGTAGCGAGCTTTGCGGCGAGTTCGCGGATGTGCGCGGTTTGACCAGCAGGGTCGGCGCGCCGGAACGCCGGCTGGAATGGGAAAAACGCCTTGGCGAAGCGCGGTGGAGCGTGATTGGCTGGCCGGCCGAATATGGCGGTCGCGACGCGACGATGGCCGAACGCGTCATCTTCGCTGAAGAATATGCCGGCGCCGGCGGGCCGCCACGGATCAATCATGTCGGCGTCGAACTGCTCGGCCCGACTGTGATCGCTTATGGCACCGCCGCGCAAAAGGCCCGTTTCCTGCCACCGATCGCCACCGGCGGGTCGATCTGGTGCCAGGGTTATTCGGAACCAGGCGCCGGATCGGACCTCGGCGCGGTCCGTACCCGGGCGCAACTCGACAACGGCGAATGGATCATCGACGGGCAGAAGGTGTGGACCAGCCTGGCGCAATTTTCCGGCTGGGCATTCATCTTGGCCCGGTCGGAGCCGGGCAGCGTCGGCCGCAACGGTCTAACCTTCCTGCTCGTCCCGCTTGACCAGGCGGGCGTCTCGATCCGCCCGATCCGCCAGATCACCGGCGATGCGGAATTCAATGAACTGTTCCTGGACGGCGCCCGGACCGATCAGGGCGACATTCTCGGCGCGCCGGGCGAAGGCTGGGACGTGGCCATGGCGCTGCTCGGTTTCGAGCGTGGCGTCTCGACGCTCGGCCAGCAAATGGCGTTCCGTAACGAACTCGACGCGGTGATCGCGGCGGCGCGGGCCAACGGGTCGGCGCAGGATCCGCTGATCCGGCAAAGGCTGGCCCAGGCCGAGATCGGACTGCGCCTGATGCGCTTCGGCGCGCTCCGCATGCTTGATCAGGAGGGCGGTGCCGGGACGGGCGCCGCGATCACCTACAAGATCCAATGGGCAAGCTGGCGGCGGTCGCTGGGCGAACTCGCGATGGATGTACTCGGCCAGGCGGGTCAAGTCGCCCCCGCCTTGCCCGACGGCGATTATGCCATGCCGATCCTGACGGACCTGTTCCTCAACGCACGCGCCGACACGATCTATGGCGGCACCAACCAGATCCAGCGTAACCTGATTGCCGAGCGCGGTCTCGGCCTCCCGCGCGAACTGCGCGGCGACCTGAAAGGCTGA
- a CDS encoding acyl-CoA dehydrogenase family protein, with protein MRLAFSDDQVAVRDAVQAFLAEAVSSESTRTAMADGSGVDWPLWRAMARDLGLTGLAVPEAFGGSELGAVETAIISETLGAHLGAVPWLASTVIATKAISLGGSDTQGAEWLPRLAEGSAIATFATEGFEIRNGRLTGSTPFVPHGNVADLIVACADDQTFLVPTDAVGCTITAQTTLDQTRPLALVTLSDVEAAPLPALDWCDIEPLAWTAIAADSLGGAQACLDRTVAHVKERIQFGRTIGSFQAVKHRLADMLVAIEQARSAVYWAAGEIDAGGPDARLASHAAKSFACDTYADCAGHAIQLHGGIGFTWEHDAHLFFKRARGNMSLMGAPVWHREQIARLMPLEVACD; from the coding sequence GTGCGTCTCGCTTTCTCAGACGATCAGGTCGCTGTCCGCGACGCCGTGCAGGCTTTCCTCGCCGAAGCGGTGAGCAGCGAGAGCACGCGCACGGCGATGGCAGACGGATCGGGCGTTGACTGGCCGCTATGGCGGGCGATGGCGCGCGATCTCGGACTGACCGGGCTCGCCGTTCCCGAGGCGTTCGGCGGATCCGAGCTCGGCGCGGTCGAGACTGCGATCATCAGCGAGACGCTCGGCGCACATCTCGGCGCGGTGCCCTGGCTCGCGAGTACGGTCATTGCCACGAAGGCGATTTCATTGGGCGGCAGCGACACGCAGGGCGCGGAATGGCTGCCGCGCCTGGCGGAAGGCAGCGCCATCGCGACCTTCGCAACCGAGGGGTTCGAGATTCGAAACGGCCGCCTGACCGGCAGCACTCCCTTCGTTCCACATGGCAATGTGGCAGACCTGATCGTCGCTTGTGCCGACGACCAGACTTTCCTTGTGCCGACGGATGCTGTCGGCTGCACGATCACCGCGCAGACAACGCTGGACCAGACACGGCCGCTCGCGCTGGTGACGCTGAGCGATGTCGAGGCGGCGCCACTGCCCGCACTCGACTGGTGTGACATCGAGCCGCTGGCCTGGACCGCGATTGCCGCCGATTCGCTGGGTGGCGCTCAGGCCTGTCTCGATCGCACTGTCGCGCATGTGAAGGAACGCATCCAGTTCGGCCGCACGATCGGTAGTTTCCAGGCGGTCAAGCACCGCCTCGCCGATATGCTCGTCGCGATCGAGCAGGCGCGCTCCGCTGTCTATTGGGCGGCGGGCGAGATCGATGCGGGCGGCCCGGATGCGCGTCTCGCCAGCCACGCCGCCAAGAGCTTTGCGTGCGACACCTATGCCGATTGTGCCGGACACGCGATCCAGCTCCATGGCGGAATCGGATTTACCTGGGAACATGACGCGCATCTGTTCTTCAAACGCGCACGCGGCAATATGTCGCTGATGGGCGCGCCGGTCTGGCATCGCGAGCAGATCGCCCGCCTGATGCCGCTGGAGGTCGCATGCGACTAA
- a CDS encoding SDR family oxidoreductase, whose protein sequence is MTGICDNRVVIVTGAGRGLGREYALAFAAEGAKLVVNDIGTTLGGEGTDASPAQQVVEEIRAAGGEAIANGDDVADWDGAGRIVAAAIEAFGRLDVVVNNAGIVRDRMFVSATLEEWDATMRVHLRGHFCVTRHAVDHWRARQKAGETVDARIINTTSGAGLQGSIAQAAYSTAKGGIAALTLVQAAELGRYGITANALAPSARTRMTEQAFADKMATTEDGFDVQHPANIAATVVWLGSPDSAGVTGRVFELEGGRITIEDGWQLGATIDRGARWTPAEVGDAVRDLLSEQRPPRAVWGS, encoded by the coding sequence ATGACGGGCATCTGCGACAACCGGGTCGTCATCGTCACTGGCGCCGGACGCGGGCTGGGCCGCGAATATGCGTTGGCCTTCGCCGCCGAGGGCGCGAAACTGGTGGTCAACGATATCGGCACCACGCTGGGCGGCGAGGGCACCGACGCTTCGCCCGCGCAGCAGGTGGTGGAAGAGATCAGAGCGGCGGGCGGTGAAGCGATCGCCAATGGCGACGATGTCGCCGATTGGGACGGCGCTGGCCGCATCGTTGCCGCTGCGATCGAGGCGTTCGGGCGGCTTGACGTGGTGGTCAACAATGCGGGCATCGTGCGCGACCGGATGTTCGTTTCGGCCACGCTGGAGGAATGGGACGCGACGATGCGCGTCCATTTGCGCGGCCATTTCTGCGTCACGCGTCACGCCGTCGATCATTGGCGCGCACGTCAAAAGGCCGGCGAGACCGTCGATGCGCGGATCATCAACACGACCAGCGGCGCCGGCCTGCAAGGGTCGATCGCCCAGGCGGCCTATTCGACCGCCAAGGGCGGCATCGCAGCGCTGACATTGGTGCAGGCGGCCGAACTCGGGCGCTATGGCATCACCGCCAACGCGCTTGCTCCATCGGCACGCACGCGAATGACCGAACAGGCGTTTGCGGACAAGATGGCGACGACCGAAGACGGTTTCGACGTGCAGCATCCCGCCAATATCGCCGCCACCGTCGTCTGGCTCGGATCGCCAGATTCAGCCGGGGTAACCGGTCGTGTGTTCGAGCTGGAGGGTGGGCGAATCACGATCGAGGATGGCTGGCAACTTGGCGCGACCATCGATCGCGGCGCGCGCTGGACTCCGGCTGAGGTCGGCGATGCCGTGCGTGACCTGCTCAGCGAACAGCGCCCGCCGCGCGCGGTGTGGGGAAGCTGA
- a CDS encoding acetyl-CoA C-acetyltransferase, which produces MAEAYIIDAIRTPTGRKKGSLAGWHPADLGAIPITAIVDRTGIDPNAVDDVVWGCVDAVGPQAGNMGRSCWLVAGYPEGVPGVTIDRQCGSSQQAIHFAAQGVMSGTQDLVIAGGVQNMNAIPISAAMYAGQAYGFDTPFSTSPGWAARYGDEEVNQIYAAEKIAQTWDISRADMERFGAESNRRAEAAIDSGRFAAEIVPVGDFATDETVRRGTTLEGLAGLRPVREGGIVTAGVSSQIADGAAAVLIASEQAVKDHGLKPRARIHHLTVRGDSPIMMLTAPIPATRHALKTAGLQLSDIDLIEINEAFASVVLAWAKELDADMSRVNVNGGAIALGHPLGATGAKLMTTLLYELERRGGRYGLQTMCEGGGLANVTIIERL; this is translated from the coding sequence ATGGCCGAAGCCTATATTATCGATGCGATCCGCACCCCGACCGGGCGAAAAAAGGGCAGCCTTGCCGGCTGGCACCCCGCCGATCTCGGCGCGATTCCGATTACTGCAATCGTCGATCGGACCGGCATCGATCCAAACGCGGTCGATGATGTGGTGTGGGGCTGTGTCGATGCGGTCGGGCCGCAGGCGGGCAATATGGGACGTAGCTGCTGGCTGGTCGCGGGTTATCCGGAAGGCGTTCCGGGCGTGACCATCGACCGTCAGTGCGGATCATCGCAACAGGCGATCCATTTCGCCGCGCAAGGGGTGATGTCCGGTACCCAGGATCTGGTGATCGCCGGCGGCGTGCAGAATATGAACGCCATCCCGATCTCGGCCGCGATGTACGCGGGCCAGGCCTACGGCTTCGACACGCCCTTCTCGACCTCGCCAGGCTGGGCTGCACGCTATGGCGACGAAGAGGTCAATCAGATCTACGCCGCCGAAAAGATCGCGCAGACCTGGGACATCAGCCGCGCCGACATGGAGCGCTTCGGCGCGGAGAGCAACCGCCGCGCCGAAGCGGCGATCGACAGCGGTCGGTTCGCCGCCGAGATCGTCCCGGTCGGCGATTTCGCGACGGACGAAACGGTCCGCCGCGGCACCACACTCGAAGGACTTGCCGGCCTGCGACCAGTCCGCGAGGGCGGGATCGTGACGGCGGGTGTCTCCAGCCAGATCGCCGATGGCGCCGCGGCCGTGCTGATCGCCAGCGAACAGGCGGTGAAGGACCATGGCCTGAAACCGCGCGCGCGCATCCACCACCTGACGGTGCGTGGCGACAGCCCGATCATGATGCTGACGGCACCAATTCCGGCGACACGCCATGCGCTAAAAACGGCCGGGCTGCAGCTGTCGGACATTGACCTGATCGAGATCAACGAAGCTTTCGCCAGCGTCGTGCTCGCCTGGGCGAAGGAACTCGATGCGGACATGTCGCGCGTCAACGTCAATGGCGGCGCGATCGCGCTCGGCCATCCGCTCGGCGCGACCGGGGCGAAGCTGATGACGACGCTGCTCTACGAGCTGGAACGGCGCGGTGGGCGCTATGGCCTGCAAACGATGTGCGAAGGCGGCGGCCTGGCCAACGTCACCATCATCGAGCGGCTGTAA
- a CDS encoding acyl-CoA dehydrogenase family protein — protein sequence MDFRLNPDQIELRDAVRDYLTAEHGPEVLRRLDAGNRRGPAVWDGLVAMGLTGILVPAEQGGLGLGLVEAVLVAIELGRANVSEPLADTALVAAPLLRATQQAEIAAGTLKVALAHPVNPWVADLNQAGLVIGGEMTSSPTALDSVDPLRLLFGPGECIATEGLLDRAALIGAAQLIGGGERMLGLATDYANQRSQFGQPIGKFQAIKHHLASVAVKIEFARPLVLRAAHALQQNHARAVLHVSHAKLAATDAAMLAAETAIQVHGAMGYTYEVDLHFWMKRAWALSGAWGDRAFHERRVAEAVLDDRFDIGPSTTFLAE from the coding sequence ATGGATTTCCGCCTTAACCCCGACCAGATCGAACTGCGCGACGCGGTGCGCGACTATCTGACCGCCGAGCATGGCCCCGAAGTGCTGCGCCGGCTCGACGCGGGCAATCGCCGCGGTCCCGCAGTCTGGGACGGACTAGTGGCGATGGGCCTGACCGGTATCCTCGTACCGGCAGAACAGGGTGGCCTTGGCCTCGGCCTGGTCGAAGCGGTGCTCGTCGCGATCGAGCTGGGCCGAGCCAATGTTTCCGAACCGCTTGCCGACACCGCGTTGGTCGCAGCGCCGTTGTTGCGCGCGACACAGCAGGCCGAGATCGCGGCGGGTACCCTGAAAGTCGCGCTTGCCCATCCGGTCAATCCTTGGGTGGCGGACCTGAATCAGGCGGGGCTCGTCATCGGTGGAGAGATGACTTCATCCCCGACCGCACTCGACAGCGTCGATCCGCTACGCCTTCTGTTCGGGCCCGGCGAGTGTATCGCGACCGAGGGGCTGCTCGACCGTGCCGCGCTGATCGGCGCGGCACAGTTGATCGGCGGTGGCGAACGCATGCTCGGGCTCGCCACCGATTATGCCAATCAGCGGAGCCAGTTCGGTCAGCCGATCGGAAAATTCCAGGCGATCAAGCATCATCTCGCGTCCGTGGCGGTCAAGATCGAGTTCGCACGTCCGCTTGTGTTGCGCGCAGCCCATGCGCTGCAACAGAATCATGCCCGCGCAGTGCTGCACGTCAGCCATGCCAAGCTCGCCGCAACCGATGCCGCGATGCTCGCGGCCGAGACCGCGATCCAAGTCCATGGCGCGATGGGCTATACCTATGAAGTCGACCTGCATTTCTGGATGAAGCGCGCCTGGGCGCTTTCCGGCGCGTGGGGCGACCGCGCCTTTCACGAACGTCGCGTCGCGGAGGCCGTTCTGGACGATCGCTTCGACATCGGCCCGTCCACCACCTTTCTGGCAGAATAG
- a CDS encoding acyl-CoA dehydrogenase family protein, translating to MNLDYTPEQQSFRTEVREWMAAHVPRAPLETLEGRKGFDQHVAWERALASGNWGMVTWPEAYGGRGLDLIRWLIFEEEYWAAGAPGRANQNGIFLLGPTIMEYGSDEQKARFLTPMARGEVIWAQAWSEPDAGSDMAAIRSRAIRDGDDYVVNGQKTWSSRAAFADWCFGLFRTDPDSSRHHGLSFILLPLDTPGVTVRPIRQLHGETGFAEIFFDNVRVPVANRIAGEGEGWNVAMATAGFERGLMLRSPARFQATAKRLVELYRKHRDSASPAASAAVLQAWMDAEAYALNTYAVAAQVMAGGKIGAEASLNKIFWSEMDRAQHRAAMSLLGAAAELRTLPDGEPNAWLEGYIFSLSGPIYAGSNEIQRNIVAERLLGLPR from the coding sequence ATGAACCTCGACTACACGCCCGAACAACAATCCTTCCGCACCGAGGTGCGCGAGTGGATGGCGGCGCATGTGCCCCGGGCGCCGCTCGAGACGCTCGAAGGGCGCAAGGGCTTCGACCAGCATGTCGCCTGGGAACGTGCGCTAGCATCGGGCAACTGGGGCATGGTCACCTGGCCGGAAGCCTATGGCGGGCGCGGTCTCGACCTGATCCGCTGGCTGATCTTCGAGGAGGAATATTGGGCGGCCGGAGCACCGGGGCGGGCCAACCAGAATGGCATTTTCCTGCTCGGCCCGACGATCATGGAATATGGTAGCGACGAACAAAAGGCGCGTTTCCTGACGCCGATGGCGCGCGGCGAGGTCATCTGGGCGCAAGCATGGTCCGAACCCGATGCCGGATCCGACATGGCGGCGATCCGATCGCGCGCGATCCGCGACGGCGACGATTATGTCGTCAACGGACAGAAGACCTGGTCGAGCCGCGCCGCCTTTGCCGACTGGTGCTTCGGCCTGTTCCGGACCGATCCGGACAGCAGCCGCCACCATGGCCTGTCCTTCATCCTGCTGCCGCTCGACACCCCTGGCGTGACGGTGCGCCCGATCCGCCAGCTGCACGGGGAGACCGGCTTTGCCGAAATATTCTTCGACAATGTCCGCGTGCCGGTGGCGAACCGCATCGCCGGCGAAGGCGAAGGCTGGAACGTCGCGATGGCCACGGCCGGGTTCGAACGCGGCTTGATGCTGCGCTCGCCCGCCCGCTTCCAGGCGACCGCGAAGCGTCTGGTCGAGCTGTACCGCAAGCATCGCGACAGCGCGTCGCCCGCTGCAAGCGCTGCGGTGCTGCAGGCCTGGATGGATGCGGAGGCCTATGCGCTCAACACCTATGCCGTCGCCGCCCAGGTGATGGCGGGCGGCAAGATCGGCGCCGAAGCGAGTCTCAACAAGATTTTCTGGTCGGAAATGGATCGCGCGCAGCATCGTGCCGCGATGAGTCTGCTCGGCGCGGCCGCCGAACTGCGTACGCTGCCCGATGGCGAGCCCAATGCCTGGCTGGAGGGTTATATCTTCTCGCTCTCCGGCCCAATTTATGCCGGGTCGAACGAAATCCAGCGCAACATCGTCGCCGAGCGCCTGCTCGGCCTGCCGCGATAG
- a CDS encoding enoyl-CoA hydratase family protein has product MSFTVTIAGRIGEIVIDRPPVNALDSNDWNALPTLIAETGRRADVNVLLIRAEGRGFCGGVDIKEMQANPERITLLNRGNYLTFKAIRDCEIPVVAAVHGFVIGGGIGICGASDTIIASEDAYFSLPEVDRGAMGGASHLSRMLPLHKVRAAFFTGGKISAAEAYRLGAIETVVPREALVEEARVFCAIIAAKSRKALVLAKEALNGLEPRDVDRGYRWEQGFTLEMYMHADSQKARDAFVETGKTAEF; this is encoded by the coding sequence ATGAGCTTCACCGTCACCATTGCCGGCCGGATCGGCGAGATCGTGATCGATCGCCCGCCAGTCAACGCGCTTGACAGCAATGATTGGAATGCGCTGCCGACGCTGATCGCCGAGACCGGCCGCCGCGCGGACGTGAACGTGCTGCTGATCCGCGCCGAGGGCCGGGGCTTTTGCGGCGGCGTCGACATCAAGGAAATGCAGGCGAACCCGGAGCGGATTACCTTGCTCAACCGAGGTAATTACCTGACCTTCAAGGCGATCCGCGACTGTGAAATCCCCGTGGTCGCCGCCGTGCATGGTTTCGTCATCGGCGGTGGCATCGGCATTTGCGGCGCATCGGACACGATCATCGCCAGCGAGGACGCCTATTTCTCGCTTCCCGAGGTCGATCGCGGCGCGATGGGCGGGGCAAGCCATTTGTCGCGCATGCTGCCCTTGCACAAGGTTCGTGCGGCCTTCTTCACCGGCGGTAAGATATCCGCCGCCGAAGCCTATCGCCTCGGCGCGATCGAGACGGTCGTCCCGCGCGAAGCACTGGTCGAAGAGGCGCGTGTCTTTTGCGCGATTATTGCCGCCAAGAGCCGCAAGGCGCTGGTCCTGGCCAAGGAAGCGCTCAACGGGCTTGAGCCGCGCGACGTCGATCGCGGTTACCGCTGGGAACAGGGCTTCACCCTGGAAATGTACATGCATGCCGATTCCCAAAAGGCGCGCGACGCCTTTGTGGAGACCGGCAAGACCGCCGAGTTCTGA
- a CDS encoding ketoacid CoA transferase: MSTPTLAELLIVACAEAWRGAGEIVATGVGPVPRLAASLAKSSHTPELLMTDGEAFLVEEPVPIGPRDYAHGRGTGYLPFSRFFDAAVWTGRRHAMVTPTQIDRFGQTNLSCLGGTYDHPKVQMLGARGFPGNSIHHPNSMFIPAHSPRVFVDGEVDMVSSVGYNPARRTPGANFGNVDLRLIVTDLCVMDFGGTDHAVRVVSLHPGVTLDQVRAATGFALETATEIATTPLPDEDELAIIARLDPHNIRGGILKGNPSAMREAAQ; this comes from the coding sequence ATGAGCACCCCGACCCTTGCCGAATTGTTGATCGTCGCTTGTGCCGAGGCATGGCGCGGCGCGGGCGAGATCGTCGCGACCGGCGTCGGCCCAGTGCCGCGCCTCGCCGCCAGTCTCGCCAAATCGAGCCACACGCCCGAATTGCTGATGACCGATGGCGAGGCGTTTCTGGTCGAAGAACCGGTGCCGATCGGCCCGCGTGACTATGCCCATGGCCGCGGCACCGGCTATCTGCCCTTCTCACGCTTCTTCGACGCCGCCGTCTGGACGGGGCGCCGCCACGCAATGGTCACGCCGACCCAGATAGACCGGTTCGGCCAGACGAACCTGTCCTGCCTCGGCGGCACCTATGACCATCCCAAAGTGCAGATGCTCGGCGCGCGCGGTTTTCCGGGCAACAGCATCCATCATCCCAATTCGATGTTCATCCCGGCGCATTCGCCGCGCGTGTTCGTCGATGGCGAAGTCGATATGGTGTCGAGTGTCGGGTATAATCCCGCGCGCCGTACGCCGGGCGCCAACTTCGGCAATGTCGACCTGCGCCTGATCGTCACCGACCTCTGCGTGATGGATTTCGGCGGCACGGATCATGCGGTCCGGGTAGTCTCGCTCCACCCGGGCGTGACACTCGACCAGGTTCGCGCGGCGACCGGCTTCGCACTGGAAACCGCGACCGAGATCGCCACCACGCCCCTGCCCGACGAGGATGAACTGGCGATCATCGCCCGGCTCGATCCGCACAATATCCGGGGCGGGATCCTGAAGGGCAATCCATCCGCAATGCGAGAGGCCGCGCAATGA
- a CDS encoding CoA transferase subunit A, producing the protein MDKTLDLRELKGRLRSGMTIGIGGWGPRRKPMALVREILRSDLEDLTVVTYGGPDAGMLCAAGKVRKLIFGFVSLDAIPLEPYFRKAREAGSLDILELDEGMLQWGLKAAAMRLPFLPTRVGLGTDVMTHGGFETVTSPYGDHEVLLAMPALKLDAALIHVQRADRWGNIQAFGPDFYYDEWFARAATETFVSAEEVVDRIEIGDAGAARANFVERMFVTGVIPAPCGAHPTSMPPDYGWDMEHLRGYVASAGEQGGWDRYVSETIGDDEAGYLDRIGGKSRVAALPLPIF; encoded by the coding sequence ATGGATAAGACGCTCGATCTGCGCGAGTTAAAAGGCCGTCTTCGCAGCGGAATGACCATCGGCATCGGTGGCTGGGGTCCGCGGCGCAAGCCGATGGCGCTCGTGCGCGAAATCCTGCGGTCCGATCTCGAGGATCTGACGGTCGTCACCTATGGTGGTCCCGACGCCGGCATGCTGTGCGCGGCGGGCAAGGTGCGCAAGCTGATCTTCGGTTTCGTCTCGCTAGACGCGATTCCGCTAGAGCCCTATTTCCGCAAGGCGCGGGAAGCCGGCAGCCTCGACATTCTCGAACTTGACGAAGGCATGCTGCAATGGGGGCTGAAGGCGGCGGCGATGCGCCTGCCGTTCCTGCCGACCCGCGTCGGCCTCGGCACCGATGTGATGACACATGGCGGGTTTGAAACCGTGACATCGCCTTATGGCGATCATGAGGTGCTGCTTGCGATGCCGGCACTCAAGCTCGACGCGGCGCTGATCCATGTCCAGCGCGCCGATCGCTGGGGCAATATTCAGGCATTCGGCCCGGACTTCTATTATGATGAATGGTTCGCCCGGGCGGCCACGGAAACCTTCGTTTCGGCGGAAGAAGTCGTCGACCGGATCGAAATCGGCGACGCGGGTGCTGCCCGGGCGAATTTCGTCGAGCGCATGTTCGTAACCGGCGTGATTCCGGCGCCGTGTGGCGCGCATCCGACATCGATGCCGCCCGACTATGGCTGGGACATGGAACATCTGCGCGGTTATGTTGCCAGCGCTGGGGAGCAAGGCGGTTGGGACCGCTATGTCAGCGAGACGATCGGCGACGACGAGGCCGGCTATCTCGATCGCATCGGCGGCAAGAGCCGGGTCGCGGCACTGCCGCTGCCGATCTTCTGA
- a CDS encoding SDR family oxidoreductase, which produces MTGKERLVAIVTGGTRGLGRAIAERLLSDDWTVIVCGRHEPETPVAAGDNVATALVSDVRDPESVALLIAETIARFGRLDLLVNNAGGAPAANIVDSSPRLIEKIIALNLLGPIFVSQAAYPHLRATNGSIVNIGSISGRRASPGTTAYGAAKAGLLSATTSLAMEWGPEVRVNAIVVGLVEDPDQVDHYGGAAAVARIGAGIPLRRMARGADLAATVAWLASSEAGYVSGACVELHGGGEPPAFLHLARD; this is translated from the coding sequence ATGACGGGCAAGGAGCGTCTGGTGGCGATCGTCACCGGCGGCACGCGCGGACTTGGCAGGGCGATCGCCGAACGGCTGCTGAGTGATGATTGGACGGTTATCGTCTGTGGGCGACATGAACCCGAGACGCCGGTCGCGGCCGGCGACAATGTCGCAACGGCGCTGGTCAGCGACGTGCGCGATCCGGAATCGGTGGCGCTGCTGATCGCCGAAACGATCGCGCGGTTCGGGCGGCTCGACTTGCTGGTCAACAATGCCGGCGGTGCGCCAGCGGCCAATATCGTCGATTCCTCGCCGCGCTTGATCGAGAAGATCATCGCGCTCAACTTGCTCGGCCCGATCTTCGTATCGCAGGCGGCTTACCCCCATCTGCGCGCGACGAACGGCTCGATCGTCAATATCGGCAGCATTTCGGGTCGCCGGGCATCGCCGGGCACGACCGCTTATGGCGCGGCGAAGGCGGGGTTGCTCAGCGCCACGACCAGCCTCGCCATGGAATGGGGACCCGAAGTCAGGGTCAACGCGATCGTCGTCGGGCTGGTCGAGGATCCCGATCAGGTGGACCATTATGGCGGCGCGGCGGCGGTTGCGCGGATCGGCGCGGGAATCCCGTTGCGCCGGATGGCGCGCGGCGCCGATCTCGCGGCGACGGTCGCGTGGCTTGCGTCATCCGAGGCTGGTTATGTCAGCGGCGCGTGCGTCGAATTGCACGGCGGCGGCGAACCGCCCGCCTTTCTGCATCTGGCACGCGACTGA
- a CDS encoding amidohydrolase family protein → MTYDLLIRGGTIVDGSGAPPFTGDVAVSAGRIVAVGKVDGSAERVIDATGLLVTPGFVDIHTHYDGQATWEARMQPSSWHGVTTVVMGNCGVGFAPCRPGDRSTLVRLMEGVEDIPYPVLMDGLPWNWETFADYLDSLAERRFDVEIGAQLPHAPLRVYAMGERAEQRLPADRREIALMRALACEAIEAGALGFSTSRTIMHRAADGSPTPTLAAEERELMAIAMGLSDAGRGVLQFVSDFDDPRAEFAMMRRLVEASGRPLSFSLVQSASRPDNWKILLAELSRAVDDGLPMRAQVCGRPVGMMLGFELSLNPFLETKTYRDVAALPLPDRAAALGDPAIRRCAVACSPTR, encoded by the coding sequence ATGACGTACGATCTGCTGATCCGCGGTGGCACGATCGTCGACGGGAGCGGCGCGCCACCTTTTACCGGTGATGTCGCGGTATCCGCCGGACGCATTGTGGCGGTCGGCAAGGTCGACGGTTCGGCGGAGCGCGTCATCGACGCCACCGGGCTGCTCGTCACGCCCGGTTTTGTCGATATCCACACCCATTACGACGGTCAGGCGACCTGGGAAGCGCGGATGCAGCCTTCGTCGTGGCACGGGGTGACCACCGTGGTGATGGGAAATTGCGGCGTCGGCTTCGCGCCGTGCCGGCCGGGCGACCGATCGACGCTGGTGCGGCTGATGGAGGGCGTGGAGGACATTCCCTATCCCGTGCTGATGGACGGCCTGCCCTGGAACTGGGAGACTTTTGCAGACTATCTGGATTCGCTGGCGGAGCGGCGCTTCGATGTCGAGATCGGCGCGCAGCTGCCGCATGCACCGTTGCGCGTCTATGCGATGGGCGAACGCGCGGAACAGCGTCTGCCCGCTGACCGGCGCGAGATCGCGCTGATGCGCGCGCTGGCGTGCGAGGCGATCGAAGCGGGCGCGCTTGGCTTTTCGACATCGCGTACGATCATGCACCGCGCGGCCGACGGATCGCCGACGCCGACGCTGGCGGCGGAGGAGCGCGAGCTGATGGCGATCGCCATGGGCTTGTCCGACGCCGGGCGCGGCGTGCTGCAATTCGTGTCGGATTTCGACGATCCGCGCGCCGAATTCGCCATGATGCGGCGGCTCGTCGAAGCATCGGGGCGGCCGCTGTCCTTCTCGCTGGTGCAAAGCGCCTCGCGTCCGGACAATTGGAAAATTCTGCTCGCCGAATTGTCGCGTGCGGTGGATGACGGTTTGCCGATGCGCGCTCAGGTCTGCGGCCGCCCGGTGGGCATGATGCTCGGTTTCGAGCTGAGCCTGAACCCATTTCTCGAAACCAAAACCTATCGCGATGTCGCGGCGCTGCCGCTGCCCGATCGTGCCGCCGCGCTTGGCGATCCGGCGATCCGGCGATGCGCCGTCGCCTGCTCGCCGACGCGGTAG